The following proteins come from a genomic window of Flavobacterium eburneipallidum:
- a CDS encoding anti-sigma factor translates to MDTKQYIETGILELYVYGLLSETENTEVSQLAQKHPEIEAEIVSIEKAIVNLSTSFSPFLSAENFEKIKAKLDLKHSKVIPMKSISNRNQYIGWAAAAILFVGVGYQYLQLSETKNLVATTEKEKANLQENVASLELKNKQTTTALTVVRDTKNTVITLGGQAVSPTSSAKIYWNKETEVVYVDASGLPEPPEGMVYQIWSLKLQPQLTPTSIGLLSDFTANKERIFAVEKTSDAEAFGITLEPAGGSKSPTMEQLYTLGKV, encoded by the coding sequence ATGGACACGAAACAATATATAGAAACCGGGATTTTAGAACTCTATGTTTATGGTTTGCTCTCCGAAACCGAAAACACAGAAGTGAGCCAATTGGCACAAAAACATCCAGAAATCGAAGCCGAAATTGTTTCAATTGAAAAAGCAATTGTGAACTTATCGACTAGTTTTTCTCCGTTTTTATCTGCCGAAAATTTTGAAAAAATCAAAGCTAAATTAGATTTGAAACATTCAAAAGTGATTCCAATGAAATCAATATCTAATAGAAACCAATATATAGGTTGGGCAGCTGCTGCTATCCTTTTTGTTGGAGTTGGGTATCAATATCTGCAATTATCCGAAACTAAAAACTTGGTAGCAACTACCGAAAAAGAAAAAGCAAATTTGCAAGAGAACGTTGCTAGTTTAGAACTTAAAAACAAGCAAACAACAACCGCTTTGACTGTAGTTCGTGATACAAAAAATACGGTAATTACTCTTGGAGGTCAAGCAGTTTCGCCAACATCGTCAGCTAAAATTTACTGGAACAAAGAAACCGAAGTGGTTTATGTAGATGCCAGCGGTTTGCCAGAACCACCAGAAGGAATGGTGTACCAAATTTGGTCTTTAAAATTACAACCACAACTGACTCCAACAAGCATTGGTTTACTGTCTGACTTTACTGCCAATAAAGAAAGAATATTTGCTGTAGAAAAAACAAGCGATGCCGAAGCCTTTGGAATTACATTAGAACCAGCAGGCGGAAGCAAATCGCCAACAATGGAACAATTATATACTTTGGGGAAAGTGTAA
- the ccsA gene encoding cytochrome c biogenesis protein, with amino-acid sequence MNTKFTSILFSTRLMAILFLTFAVAMGVGTFIESKYNTDTARIWIYNAWWFEVIMVFFLINFFGNIQRYQLLKKEKWATLLLHLSFIFILTGAFITRYISYEGMMPIREGASENKFYSDKMYLTIFADGEYKGEMKRRVYEKPLLLSPVTNNNFSIAENFADIPFKVEYENFIMGAKEVIKPDPKGVLYLKLVEAGQGGREEHFLKEGEIQNIHNVLFTLNKFTAGAINITIKNGVSTIQMPFEGDFMRMADQLKGKVVKDVEQPLMMRSLYSVGEKRFVFPDPAMKGSVDYESKNDFKAKGSEDALVLKLTAEGQEKTIKLLGSKGKSGQSKSVKIGKVDYTFFFGSKEYILPFSIKLNDFIAQKYPGTEKSYSSFESKVTVQDSTETFDARIFMNNILDYEGYRFFQSQFDPDEKGTVLSVNHDFWGTNITYFGYYLLYFALMAIMFTKHSRFADLKRKLEVVKTKKDKLITILILLLSFNAFAQEHDHNHDHNAPGHHHEAPVSTESTVAPEIIVPTAKQVDSILNKRKVSEAHAAKFGRLIIQDAGGRMKPINTFSSELLRKVSHENSYNGMNPDQVLLSMTKEGSVWIHVPMIYMKSGNDSIRKIIGVDSKAKYASFVSFFDKFGNYKLAKYLDAAYKTANPNQFEKDFVETDKKINLMNDALSGSILKIFPIPNNANNKWISYPELGQAHLQGMASMYTQNILQLYFAALDQATVSGNYKDADGLLESLNGFQRKYGSKVRPSEDKISMEILYNQYDVFQKLPYWYLTAAILMLLFTILKIFKERKVLTILVNTMHVIIGLLFVLHTLALIARWYISGHAPWSNAYESIIYVAWATMFFGLAFDIKSKLTVASSAFVTAMILTAAYMNWIDPEIANLQPVLNSYWLMIHVAIIVASYGPFALGMILGVVSLLLILFTNEKNKAKMELNILEISYINEMALTIGLIMLTIGNFLGGQWANESWGRYWGWDPKETWALISIMVYAFVIHARFVPALRGKWIFNLMSVFAFLSILFTYFGVNFHLVGLHSYASGEAKSLDWIWQSILVISILGAITYPKYRKYYSKKSKK; translated from the coding sequence ATGAATACTAAATTTACTTCCATTTTATTTTCCACTCGATTAATGGCAATACTTTTCCTGACTTTTGCAGTTGCAATGGGTGTTGGAACTTTTATCGAAAGCAAATACAATACTGATACCGCTAGAATTTGGATATATAACGCTTGGTGGTTTGAAGTAATTATGGTGTTTTTTCTAATCAATTTTTTTGGAAATATTCAGCGTTACCAATTATTAAAAAAAGAGAAATGGGCCACTTTATTGCTGCATTTGTCTTTTATTTTTATCCTCACAGGGGCTTTTATTACCCGATATATTAGTTATGAAGGAATGATGCCAATTCGCGAAGGCGCTTCGGAAAATAAATTTTATTCGGATAAAATGTACCTAACCATTTTTGCCGATGGCGAATACAAAGGCGAAATGAAACGCCGAGTTTATGAAAAACCATTATTGCTTTCGCCAGTAACTAATAATAATTTTTCTATTGCTGAAAATTTTGCAGACATTCCATTTAAAGTGGAATATGAGAACTTTATTATGGGGGCAAAAGAAGTAATCAAACCCGATCCAAAAGGCGTTTTGTACCTAAAATTAGTTGAAGCAGGTCAGGGCGGACGTGAAGAACATTTTTTGAAAGAAGGAGAAATTCAAAACATTCATAACGTACTTTTTACGTTGAACAAATTTACAGCAGGCGCTATTAATATTACTATAAAAAATGGTGTTTCTACGATTCAAATGCCGTTTGAAGGTGATTTTATGCGAATGGCTGATCAGCTAAAAGGCAAAGTTGTCAAAGATGTGGAACAACCCTTGATGATGCGTTCCCTTTACAGCGTTGGCGAAAAACGTTTTGTTTTTCCTGATCCTGCAATGAAAGGAAGTGTCGATTATGAATCTAAAAATGATTTTAAAGCCAAAGGAAGTGAAGATGCGTTGGTACTAAAATTGACTGCCGAAGGACAAGAGAAAACAATTAAATTATTAGGGTCTAAAGGAAAATCAGGTCAGTCTAAATCGGTTAAAATAGGGAAAGTAGATTATACTTTTTTCTTCGGAAGCAAAGAATACATTTTGCCGTTTAGCATTAAATTAAATGATTTTATAGCTCAAAAATATCCTGGAACCGAGAAAAGTTATTCCTCGTTTGAAAGTAAAGTTACCGTTCAGGATAGTACCGAAACTTTTGATGCTAGAATTTTTATGAATAATATTTTGGATTACGAAGGCTACCGATTTTTTCAATCTCAATTTGATCCAGATGAAAAAGGAACTGTATTGTCTGTAAATCATGATTTTTGGGGAACAAATATTACTTATTTTGGGTATTATTTGTTGTATTTTGCATTGATGGCAATCATGTTTACCAAGCATTCTCGTTTTGCTGATTTGAAACGAAAATTAGAAGTGGTAAAAACCAAAAAAGACAAGCTAATTACGATATTGATTTTATTGTTGAGTTTTAATGCTTTTGCACAAGAGCACGACCACAATCACGATCACAATGCTCCAGGACACCATCACGAAGCACCTGTAAGTACGGAAAGTACAGTAGCTCCAGAAATAATTGTACCAACGGCAAAACAAGTCGATTCTATTCTTAACAAGCGTAAAGTATCAGAGGCACACGCAGCTAAATTTGGGCGATTGATTATTCAAGATGCGGGCGGAAGAATGAAACCAATCAATACTTTTTCGTCTGAATTGTTGCGAAAAGTGAGTCATGAAAATTCGTATAACGGAATGAATCCCGATCAGGTTTTGCTTTCTATGACAAAGGAAGGTAGCGTTTGGATTCACGTTCCGATGATTTATATGAAAAGCGGAAATGATAGTATTCGTAAAATTATTGGCGTAGATTCTAAAGCTAAATATGCGTCATTCGTATCCTTTTTCGATAAGTTTGGGAATTATAAATTAGCCAAATATTTGGATGCTGCCTACAAAACTGCCAATCCGAATCAGTTTGAAAAAGATTTTGTAGAGACGGACAAGAAAATCAACTTGATGAACGATGCCTTGAGTGGCAGTATCCTTAAGATTTTTCCAATTCCTAACAATGCTAATAATAAATGGATTTCTTATCCTGAATTAGGACAGGCTCATTTGCAAGGAATGGCATCAATGTACACTCAAAATATTTTGCAACTTTACTTTGCAGCATTAGATCAAGCTACGGTTTCTGGTAATTATAAAGATGCAGATGGATTATTAGAAAGTTTGAATGGTTTCCAGAGAAAATACGGGAGCAAGGTTCGTCCAAGTGAAGATAAAATCTCTATGGAAATACTATATAACCAATATGATGTGTTCCAAAAACTCCCTTATTGGTATCTTACAGCTGCTATTTTGATGTTGTTATTTACGATTCTTAAAATATTCAAAGAAAGAAAAGTACTGACTATTTTGGTCAACACGATGCATGTTATTATCGGTTTGCTTTTTGTTTTGCATACACTGGCTTTAATCGCCCGTTGGTATATTTCGGGTCATGCACCTTGGAGTAATGCGTATGAATCTATCATTTATGTGGCTTGGGCAACAATGTTTTTTGGATTGGCATTCGACATTAAATCGAAATTGACTGTGGCATCTTCTGCTTTTGTAACTGCAATGATTCTGACAGCGGCTTACATGAACTGGATCGATCCTGAAATTGCTAATTTGCAACCTGTTCTGAATTCCTATTGGTTGATGATTCACGTAGCGATTATTGTGGCAAGTTACGGCCCATTTGCTTTGGGAATGATTTTAGGAGTTGTTTCGCTATTGTTGATTTTGTTTACCAATGAAAAAAATAAAGCCAAAATGGAACTCAATATCCTTGAAATATCATACATCAACGAAATGGCATTGACTATTGGTTTGATTATGTTGACTATTGGTAACTTTTTAGGTGGACAATGGGCGAACGAAAGTTGGGGTCGTTATTGGGGTTGGGATCCAAAAGAAACTTGGGCATTGATTAGTATTATGGTATATGCGTTTGTGATTCACGCTCGTTTTGTTCCAGCTTTAAGAGGAAAATGGATTTTCAATCTAATGAGTGTTTTTGCTTTCCTGTCAATTTTGTTTACTTATTTTGGGGTAAATTTCCACTTGGTAGGTTTGCATTCTTATGCCAGTGGAGAAGCAAAATCATTGGATTGGATCTGGCAATCAATACTAGTTATTTCAATTTTAGGTGCGATAACGTATCCAAAATACAGGAAATATTACAGTAAAAAGAGTAAGAAATAA
- a CDS encoding Rossmann-like and DUF2520 domain-containing protein, producing MVKVILIGSGNVAQHLIKAFAKSEKIDVIQAFSRQKQALTHLVDADKITNNFKDLTEADLYIIAVSDDAIAEVSSQLPFENRLVVHTSGSVSLDALDKKNRNGIFYPLQTFSKKADVDFSQIPLCLECENETDFELLKNLAEIISDKVYEINSEQRKALHVSAVFVNNFVNHLYQMGNKICTENNVPFEILKPLIQETANKIMTLSPNEAQTGPAIRNDKQTIASHLDFLLDENQKNIYQILTQSIQNNGKKL from the coding sequence ATGGTTAAAGTAATACTTATCGGTTCTGGAAATGTTGCTCAACATTTGATTAAGGCTTTCGCCAAAAGCGAAAAAATCGATGTCATACAAGCATTTTCAAGACAAAAACAAGCCCTCACTCACCTAGTCGATGCTGATAAAATTACCAACAATTTCAAAGATTTGACAGAAGCTGATTTGTACATCATAGCCGTTTCTGACGATGCTATTGCTGAAGTTTCATCCCAATTGCCTTTCGAAAATCGTTTGGTGGTGCATACTTCAGGAAGTGTTTCTTTAGACGCTTTGGACAAAAAAAACAGAAACGGAATTTTCTATCCTTTACAAACTTTTTCGAAAAAGGCAGATGTCGATTTTAGTCAAATTCCACTTTGTTTGGAATGCGAAAATGAAACCGATTTTGAATTATTGAAAAATCTAGCCGAAATAATTTCAGATAAAGTATATGAAATCAATTCCGAACAGCGGAAAGCATTGCACGTTTCGGCCGTTTTTGTAAATAATTTTGTGAATCATCTGTATCAAATGGGAAATAAAATCTGTACAGAAAATAATGTTCCTTTTGAGATTTTGAAACCTTTAATTCAGGAAACAGCAAATAAAATCATGACCCTTTCGCCAAACGAAGCACAAACTGGTCCAGCGATTCGAAATGACAAACAAACCATTGCCAGTCATTTGGATTTTTTATTAGACGAAAATCAAAAAAACATCTATCAAATACTAACACAATCTATACAAAATAATGGCAAAAAGCTATAA
- a CDS encoding KdsC family phosphatase, translated as MAKSYKEIMNDITTFVFDVDGVLTDGSVFVTNEGEMLRTMNIRDGFALKVAVESGYNICIISGGSNEGVRIRLKNLGIINIHLGSPDKVKTFKAYTQINNINAEQVLYMGDDIPDYNVMQLVGLPSCPQDACPEIKTISRYISHINGGKGAVRDVIEQVMRVQGKWNTYFDGKLD; from the coding sequence ATGGCAAAAAGCTATAAAGAAATAATGAACGACATCACGACTTTTGTATTCGATGTTGATGGCGTACTTACGGATGGTTCCGTTTTTGTAACCAATGAAGGTGAAATGCTTCGAACCATGAATATTCGTGATGGTTTTGCGTTGAAAGTGGCTGTAGAAAGCGGTTATAACATTTGCATAATTTCGGGAGGAAGTAACGAAGGTGTTCGCATTCGATTGAAAAATCTAGGAATAATAAATATTCACTTGGGTTCGCCAGATAAGGTAAAAACCTTTAAAGCATACACCCAAATAAATAATATCAATGCCGAACAAGTTCTCTATATGGGCGACGATATTCCGGATTATAATGTGATGCAATTGGTTGGATTGCCTAGTTGTCCTCAAGATGCTTGTCCAGAAATCAAGACTATTTCCCGTTACATTTCGCACATAAATGGCGGAAAAGGTGCTGTTCGTGATGTGATCGAACAAGTAATGCGAGTGCAAGGAAAATGGAATACCTATTTTGATGGAAAACTAGATTAG
- a CDS encoding HAD family hydrolase → MIKTVIFDMDGVIVDTEPVHSYAYFQHFAELNIDVSKDMFTTFMGNSTRNTFQKLKNLFPIEQEVEDLIQRKRTIFNDAFDNKEDLYLIEGVEKLIQDLHSNGMQLILASSAAKVTIDRVFKRFNLHQYFTHIVSGEDFPNSKPDPAIFEYAASLSVAPKENCIIIEDSTNGVKAAKAAGIFCVGYNSVNSKLQDISMADVKINNFDELNFEIISNY, encoded by the coding sequence ATGATAAAAACAGTAATTTTTGATATGGATGGCGTAATCGTTGATACGGAACCCGTTCACAGTTATGCTTATTTTCAACATTTTGCCGAATTAAACATTGATGTTTCCAAGGATATGTTCACTACATTTATGGGAAATTCGACCCGAAATACGTTTCAAAAACTAAAAAATTTATTCCCAATAGAACAAGAAGTTGAAGATTTGATTCAAAGAAAACGAACCATTTTTAACGATGCTTTTGACAATAAAGAAGATTTGTATTTAATTGAAGGTGTTGAAAAATTAATTCAGGATTTGCACAGCAATGGAATGCAATTAATTTTAGCTTCATCGGCAGCAAAAGTAACAATTGACAGAGTTTTCAAGCGATTCAATTTACACCAATATTTCACTCATATTGTGAGCGGAGAAGATTTTCCTAATTCAAAACCCGATCCAGCTATTTTTGAATATGCTGCTAGTTTGTCTGTAGCTCCAAAAGAAAACTGCATCATTATAGAAGACAGTACTAACGGTGTAAAAGCAGCAAAAGCAGCAGGGATTTTTTGTGTGGGTTATAACAGTGTCAATTCTAAATTGCAAGATATATCAATGGCAGATGTTAAAATCAATAATTTTGACGAATTGAATTTTGAAATAATCTCAAATTACTAA
- a CDS encoding DUF2911 domain-containing protein: protein MKKIIFLLAMMIANYVTEAQVKTPQASPKSTLIQVVGLTNVEVVYSRPSARGRDVFNNLVPFGKLWRTGANENTTVSFSDDVTIDGKILPKGKYALYTNPRADNWEVYFYTATDNWGTPQTWDESKIALKTTVKSQHLDKFVESFTIGIDNLDNNFANLELSWENTIASIKFEVPTQKIATASIEKALAGPTAADYYASSQYLFQSNGDLAKSLTYIDKSLEMSKEKPFYYYRLKSLIQAKKGDKQGAIETAKISLAGAEAAKNQDYIKMNKDSIADWSKK, encoded by the coding sequence ATGAAAAAAATAATCTTCCTACTAGCAATGATGATTGCTAACTATGTGACAGAAGCCCAAGTAAAAACACCGCAAGCGAGTCCGAAATCGACTTTAATACAAGTGGTAGGTTTGACTAATGTAGAAGTTGTTTATTCCAGACCTAGTGCTAGAGGTCGTGATGTATTCAATAATTTAGTGCCCTTTGGCAAATTATGGAGAACTGGCGCTAATGAAAACACCACAGTTTCATTTAGCGATGATGTTACAATTGATGGCAAAATCTTACCAAAAGGAAAATATGCTTTATACACCAATCCAAGGGCTGATAACTGGGAGGTCTATTTTTACACAGCTACAGATAATTGGGGAACACCACAAACTTGGGATGAATCTAAAATTGCTTTGAAAACAACAGTAAAATCTCAACATTTAGATAAATTTGTAGAAAGTTTTACTATTGGAATTGATAATTTAGATAACAATTTTGCTAATCTAGAATTGTCTTGGGAAAACACTATTGCTAGTATAAAATTTGAAGTTCCAACCCAAAAAATTGCAACGGCAAGTATCGAAAAAGCATTGGCAGGACCGACAGCAGCTGATTATTATGCCTCTTCACAATACCTATTTCAATCGAATGGTGATTTAGCTAAATCATTGACTTATATCGACAAATCATTGGAAATGAGCAAAGAAAAACCTTTTTATTACTATCGCCTGAAATCATTAATTCAAGCTAAAAAAGGAGACAAACAAGGAGCAATCGAAACTGCAAAAATCTCGTTAGCTGGTGCCGAAGCTGCCAAAAATCAAGATTATATCAAAATGAATAAAGACAGTATTGCCGATTGGAGCAAGAAATAA
- a CDS encoding sodium:solute symporter, producing the protein MQLFDWIVLIITLLFIVIYGVWKTQGSKNVEDYILGSNETPWYTVGLSVMATQASAITFLSTPGQAYHDGMGFLQFYFGLPMAMVVICLTFIPLYHKYRVFTAYEYLEKRFDLKTRSLAAILFLVQRGLGTGLTIYAPAIILSALLGWNLTIMNIVIGVLVIIYTFSGGTKAVNVTQKQQMFVIMSGMFITFFLILYYLPNDMTFSNALHIAGANDKMDIVDFSFDPEEKYTFWSGITGGFFLALAYFGTDQSQVGRYLSGKSVRESQMGLIMNGLLKVPMQFFILLTGVMVFVFFQFNPVPLNFNPNNKALIEKSAFKNEYHSLEKKLDALSEDKKVINLLYIDQLNQDYDNPILRKELVALSSREKDLRDRAKEIIQKADSNSETNDKDYVFFHFILHYLPKGLIGLLLAVIISAAMSSTASGLNALASTSAIDIYKRNVKEEKSERHYVNVTKFFTLFWGVVAILFASIGTLFENLIQLVNIVGSVFYGTVLGIFLVGFYIKYVQAKAIFYSAVISQITIFIIYYFFIFIYPSGEEKLGYLWLNFIGALLTIVLSILMQFTLFSKNEFQEA; encoded by the coding sequence ATGCAATTATTCGATTGGATTGTTCTAATTATTACCTTGCTATTTATAGTGATTTATGGTGTTTGGAAAACGCAAGGAAGCAAGAATGTAGAAGATTACATCCTCGGAAGCAACGAAACACCTTGGTACACTGTGGGACTTTCGGTTATGGCGACACAAGCCAGTGCGATTACTTTTCTTTCCACTCCAGGACAGGCTTATCACGACGGAATGGGATTTCTACAATTCTATTTTGGTTTGCCCATGGCTATGGTGGTTATTTGTTTGACCTTTATTCCTTTGTATCACAAATACCGAGTTTTTACCGCTTACGAATACCTCGAAAAACGATTTGATTTAAAAACCCGTTCTCTAGCAGCCATTTTATTTTTAGTACAAAGAGGTTTAGGAACCGGATTGACGATTTATGCGCCAGCGATTATTTTGTCGGCATTATTGGGTTGGAATCTTACCATCATGAATATTGTGATTGGAGTTTTGGTAATCATTTACACTTTTTCGGGAGGAACCAAAGCGGTCAACGTGACCCAAAAACAGCAAATGTTTGTGATTATGTCAGGTATGTTTATCACATTCTTTTTGATTTTGTATTATTTGCCTAACGATATGACTTTTAGTAACGCTTTGCATATTGCTGGGGCAAATGACAAAATGGATATTGTAGATTTTTCGTTTGATCCAGAAGAGAAATATACTTTTTGGAGCGGAATTACGGGCGGTTTTTTCTTGGCATTGGCTTATTTTGGTACCGATCAATCGCAGGTAGGACGCTATTTATCTGGAAAATCAGTTCGTGAAAGCCAAATGGGATTGATAATGAATGGCTTACTTAAAGTACCCATGCAGTTTTTTATCTTGCTTACAGGAGTGATGGTTTTTGTGTTTTTTCAGTTCAATCCAGTTCCATTGAATTTTAATCCCAACAACAAAGCTTTAATAGAAAAATCAGCTTTTAAAAACGAATACCATTCGCTTGAAAAAAAACTAGATGCTTTGTCTGAAGATAAAAAAGTAATCAACTTATTGTACATTGACCAATTGAATCAGGATTATGATAATCCTATTTTGCGAAAAGAATTAGTTGCGTTATCCAGTAGAGAAAAAGATTTGAGAGATCGTGCTAAAGAAATTATTCAAAAAGCAGACAGTAATAGTGAAACTAATGATAAAGATTATGTTTTTTTTCATTTTATTCTGCACTATTTACCTAAAGGATTGATAGGTTTATTATTAGCGGTAATTATTTCAGCTGCCATGTCTTCTACAGCTTCTGGATTGAACGCCTTGGCATCAACTTCTGCGATTGATATTTATAAACGAAATGTAAAAGAAGAAAAATCAGAACGGCATTACGTAAATGTAACCAAGTTTTTTACCTTGTTTTGGGGAGTGGTAGCTATACTTTTTGCCAGTATTGGAACTTTGTTCGAAAACCTGATTCAATTAGTAAACATTGTTGGATCTGTTTTTTATGGAACGGTTTTGGGGATTTTTTTGGTTGGATTTTATATCAAGTACGTTCAAGCAAAAGCAATATTTTATAGTGCGGTAATTAGTCAAATAACCATTTTTATTATTTATTATTTTTTCATTTTTATCTATCCAAGTGGCGAAGAAAAATTAGGCTATTTATGGCTCAATTTCATTGGAGCATTGTTGACTATAGTTTTGTCTATCCTCATGCAGTTTACTCTTTTCAGCAAAAATGAATTTCAAGAAGCATAA